GCGGCGCGTTGCTAGCATGACAGATGATCGGGACAGAGGAAGCCGGGATagaggcagcagagacagaggaagtaAAGACCGAGGAAGTCGGGACAGGGGTCCAAGCAAAGATCTCGCAGGTAAATAGAAAAGAAAGCAAGCTGCAACAGATATTTGGTTACATAATGATAAGACGGGAAGAGGAATGTGTTTTAAattgttttcttcttgtttctCTGCAGTTAAACGTGAGAGTGCcccaactcctcctccttctcttcccaAACCTTCCTTGactgaagaggaggtggagaaaaaGTCAAGCGCCATCATTGAAGAATACCTCCACATTAATGACTTGAAGGTACAAACACACTATTATGTTTGCATTAATTTATTATGTGTATGCACATTAACAAGGCTTGCGAGTGCTAACGTTTTCCTCTGGCACTGTAGGAggcgctgcagtgtgtgtccgAACTCAATAGTGCTTCACTGCTCTATGTGTTTGTGCGGAACGGTGTGGAATCGACACTTGAACGCAGCACCATTGCAAGGGAGCACATGGGCCTGTTGTTGCAACAGCTTGTAAAGGCAGGGACGTTGCTCACACAGCAGTACTACAAAGGGTAAGCATCTACTAGGAACATCATCagcttttagtttttatttataacCTCTTGAAATGAATCTAAAACTGCATGTTGAAATGTAGATTAAGTgcagtttgtttatgtttgattgttttgtttcttgtaGGCTAGAGGAGATCCTGGAGGCAGCAGAAGACATGGCAATAGATATACCTCACATCTGGCTCTACCTGGCTGAACTCATTACACCCATGCTTCATGAGGGAGGCATCCCTATGGGACAGCTCTTCAGGTGAGTGCTGAATTTCATCAGAAATCTTTGACCAGTAGCATTCACATCCTTAAATTCTTTAGTGAGATTATTTGAGATTACTTTCAGGGTGCGTTCGTTTGTCAGATGATCTGCAGTTTTATTACGACTGAAATAGTTCTTTGTGTGACTTTTGTCTTTAGGGAGATCTCAAAGCCTCTAGTGCCTCTGGGGAAGGCTGGCGTGCTGCTGGCACAGATCCTCAAGTTGCTCTGCAAAGAAATGGTACATAAACAaatctaaaaagaaaacatcagcaCTCATGTCCATAAATTTCATCTGTCACATCTTTTTTCCTTCTCAGACCCCTAAGAAAGTTGGAGCTTTGTGGAATGAGGCTGGGCTGAGTTGGAATGATTTCCTGCCCTCCGATGAAGACGTCAACAAGTTTGTCACTGAGCAGGTACACAAAACACTATCAGATCTTACACATGAAAACACTCGGCTACTTAAAAATGGATGTGATAGATATTTGTactgtgaaagtgacacagatgACCTGCTAcagcatttttgtttttcattgaccatcatacatttacacatactTATACCAGCTTTACAGTTGTTGTTAATCTAAATATTTTAAAGACTAACATCGAGTTGCTATGGCTTAAATTAAGGTTTCTGTACATGTGTATTTCAGAAAGTGGAGTTCACCACAGGAGAGGAGACGGAGTCAAAGGAGCCCGGTAAGAAGAAGATTCTCAGTGGAGAGGAACTTAGCAAACAGCTGGACAGACTGCTCCAGGACAAGGCCAATAACCAGCGCATCAGAGACTGGGCTGAGGTGTGTGTCAATAAGAGATGTAGTTTAGAATTGAGTGGCATGGctgtgttaaatgtgtgttaaatatGCATGTTTCCCTTCTCCAGGCTAacttggatgagcagcagacTGCTTCCAATCAGTTTATAAGGGCATTGATGACATCAGTGTGCCAGTCTGCCATCATATGTAAGTATGACTAATACAGGATGTAGAAGTTAGTTTCCCTACATCTTTTAGTCACTGTTAAAATGAGAAAGTGTTTCTCAAACCACAAAGATGGGATTTACGTGAAGTAGCTTaggaaataaatacataatgacACGTTTTACCATCATTGATTGTTGGTTATGTTCTCTCTTTCAGGTGACAACCCATACAAGGTGGATGCTCAGCAGATCAACCAGAGAGCCAGTTTGCTGCAGAGGTACCTGTATGATGAGCAGAAGGAGCTGCAGGCCCTTTATGCCCTCCAGGCTCTGATGGTGCACATGGAGCAACCTGCAAGTGAGTGTCCTGCTTATGATTATGGTTAACTAGTAGCAAAATCTACAAAATACTGCACTGATTCAAACTGCATGTATGCATTCACACATTATTTAGTAGAATTGTATATCCATTAGAGGTTagattagtttttttatttgtttatttagtttttttattgttttaatgcatATTTAAACCTGTAACGCATCAAATTCAGTCTAAAATGTCTAAAATAAAGGTGCCATTTGTGATCACAGGTCATCTGCATTAGCAAAGAAATACAGTATTTTAAACAAACATTGTGTCAGAGATAGCAGCAGCGCTAATGTAGCCTTATTAGTATCTCCAACACACAGGACAATCTAAACAGTGTGGGCTGAGGAGGTGTAATCTGTTCTTTCATATCCATACTTGATGTGTATTGACTTGTGCGTCCTGTCTCTGCAGACCTGCTGCGGATGTTCTTTGACGCCCTGTACGATGAGGATGTCATTAAAGAGGAGGCCTTCTACAAATGGGAATCCAGCAAAGACCCCGCAGAGCAAACAGGAAAAGGTGTGGCCTTGAAGTCAGTCACTGCCTTCTTCACCTGGCTCCGCGAGGCAGAGGAGGAATCTGACAAGGAATAAACTGAACTAAACCTGCCGCCCCCTGTTGGCAAGCTGGGCATTCTGCAGGCAGCCCTAGAGAGACATGGACAAAATTGCCAGAGGCAGACTCAAATTAATCCTCAATGAGGATAAATCtttattatgtttttcttttctttgaggGACGGACTCAGAAAACAATCATTTCTCTCTACCCCTCCTTCTTGCTTCCTCATTATTTCCCCTCCTGTTTGTCAACAGCAAGTGTCCTCATCAGAAGAACTTGAAAACTGATTCAGCAGGATTGCTTGTTAATGAGGTGTGAAGTATCCCACGTCACTACGAAAACTCTTTTTTGTCACAGTAATACAAACCAATGGGCTGCTTTTTCATCGTTCTAGAATATTCTAATGCCTAACGTCGTATCTGATCAGCAGGAAGAAACAGCAGGGCGTGTGATGTGTAGTGGGAATAATCATGCCATAATGTCTGTCCTTTTACTGGAGTGTGCAGCATGACTGAAGTGTGTTTCTATTAACGATAAAATGGACAAACCGTTTGTAGGCGAAGTGTACATGAACTAATCTTAACTTGATGGATGGAGTTTTTAAAGCAAAGGTTGTCTATTTTCCTTTTTCCTATCATAAGCgcagaggacagaaacacaggaggacTTTCATCATGTTGACCTATGACCTTGACTACTAGGGGGTGGTCTTAATGCTTCCTCTAAGCCATCCTCTCCCATCCCCAGTAGTGAACCACACTGACTGACTCTTCATCTTTACCTCTTCTGTACTTAAACCTGAGCTGTTGTAGAGGACACTTAATGACCCAATCACCGTTAAAACTTGAAATCTACAGAAATTTGACTTGATGAGATatataaaggttaaaaaaaacacagaaatgatcTGAAAGCCTTTTCTACTATAAGTGGAAACTCATTTCAGGAGCGTTctgtaaatatataataatgataataaaaactctttttttcagttttatttttcagaaacAATAAATTGCTGATGTAATTGCAGTGTCTCCTTTTCCAACAGAAAACCACAGTTGTCCAGATGCAGAGAGGTGCTTTAGATAATCCATTGATTATTAGTTTTATTGGaattttgtaaatatatttcttttttctttttttttgctttctttatTTAAGAAATTGTTGCTTCTTTTGCATCGGAAACTGGAACGATGAGGTAACGGAACATTGCAAATAAAGGACATATTAAGTTGCTGAGCAGAGTTTGGTCTGAAATGTTTTTCTCATTCAGCTGTTGGCCATTAAAGCACAGTGAACTTGTGAAGAGAACAGAGTGCTGGTATCAGGTGAGTATTGGTAACTGCTGTAAATTCACCCCCCTGCTTCTCCAGCTAGTTCTAATCTGGGTCTGAACGTTATTAGtaagtccagctgccctgctttCCTGAACAAAACAAAGATTCTTAAGAGTCAGTGTGTCACATTTAGTGACACCTAGTGGTGATGTCAGACTGCAATCACCTGAatcccctctctgtgtgtaaGAGGACCCATAATGGCTGCCTCCAGCAACAATAGAAAGCATAGAGCCAGACGTTGATTGGCAGTGAATCAGTGAAGTGAATCTCTTGTAAAGTCACTCACAGGTTATCTAAAGAGCAGTTTTGAAGCCCTCTTCATCTTGTTGTATATCAGTGTCAATCTACATGTGTGGCAAAGCTCATTTTTATCAGAGATCTGAGGGATTGTACTTTCTGATCCAGTCTCatgtggccattagaggaactgcaggatGTTAGTATTCATATGCAGTTGGgtgctctgatgctaagctaacaaaaTCAGGATTCAAAATAAGCAAATGTAACTGTTAAAACAATAATGAATAGTTTATTTGTTGACAAGTAGACATAAAGTTGTTTACTTAAGGCCCCTACAGATGCAAAGAGCTTTATTTAATAGTAGCCTATTAACGAGCAGCAATTAATGATACAGATGCTCAGTGGATGTGGGGCTTTTTGTATTTTCCCTATTTTGCATAATGTCACTCATGATTTTCTGtatctttatatattttatttcttcCTGTTGTGACTGCAGATCTCCTGAATAACAagtaatcatcatcatcatcagcagcagcagcagcagcagcctgtcctCCAGGACTCAGGCTGCAGGTTGCTGTATCTTCTTGGCTGCATGAGGAGGGGGTGGATGGGGGTAGATGGGATGACACCGCCTTGCGTTGATGACGCGTGCCATCGGGCGACATTTGGACAGCCTATGTAACCCACATAGCGAGCAACAAATGGTGCGTCTGTGCCGGGGATGCAGCTAAAGCTGGAGTTCTAGAAAGATGTCTGGGTGGCGTTAATGCTTCACCGCAGCGCGAGGACAACCCGCGCCATATCATCTGTTGATCGGATTGGAGACAATTAAGCGCATTATCATGAGCCGCCGCCGCGGTCCGACTTACAGGTAGGTACCGACAGAGTTAGGGGAGATCATTGACAGCCTCAGGAGCCTCCTTAGAGCCGTGGAGGTGCGCGCACACACGGGCAGAGCTGTCGGTGTTTATCCGTTGCAGGTATGGAGCTATTGGTATGCAGATGGAGACCTCAGAGGGGAGCCGCTGCTGCATCCTGCGTTATTTTCCACATAATTacaagctacacacacacacacacatcagtcgGGGGTGGATGTTCATGTGTTATTCATCCGTCAGTGTGTCTCTTTCGCTGCTTGAATGCACCAatcccagaaaaaaaacaacaacaccgCAGCTTCCTCCgtccacacacagagctgcagcagcccaCTTGTTGGTCCTATAAGTCACAGCCAGTGTCAGACGAGACATCACTGCTGTCAGGATGTGTTCATGTCAACAAGTCTGCAGGGAGTGGACCAAATAATCCAAACACCTCGTCCTGGAAAGGCGTTACAATAACACgtgtctgctgctgttggtgGATGGATGCTGATTAGCAGCAGTTTGGTAATCAGTGCGAggcttttttttccagcatcaCACAATTAACGTCTCCTCAGAGGACAAATCacgtgcagctgcagcagtggggggaaaaaataataacaaagagTAGTTCATTGATTATTTAGTTTGCAAGTTTAGGTTAGAAATCTTCAGTTTACATTGAGAtttatgtaaacatgtatttatttatttatttatggctACTAtcctaaacaaaaaaaaatatgtatcatTATTCAAATGATAACTTTTGCCCAGAAACCACAAGAGCAAACCGAAGCACATGACCCACATGTATTATCCACCCGTGGTTCCCAGCCTGGGTGGTGCAGTGGTTCGCTCtgtcacagcaagaaggttcctggtttgattCTGACTGTGgggcctctctgtgtggagtctgcacgttctccctgtgcctgcgcgggttttctccgggtgctctggcttcctcccacattctaaagacgtgcttgtttggttaattggtgactctaaattgcccaaaggtgtgagtgtgaatggttgtttgtttgtatgttgccctgcgatggactgctGACCTGTCCAGTGTGTACCCGCCTCTCACctatagatagctgggataggctccaggcggtcccccccgtgaccctgcactgcaggacaaagcagggtcagaggatggatggatgaatggttCCCAGCCTCTGGTCCTGGATCTTTAAGTGGGTCGCACTTTTTCTTCTATCGTGCGTGATCGATTGTTTAAAAGCAATTAAGAAGAATGACAAAATCGCTCATTAGCAGCTTATCTATCAGAGAACTAGCAGAAACAAAGGTGTAGCCACAGTATGAGGGCCAAAAAGAGGTGCAGGAGGACTACGGCAAATGTGTCCGCAAGAAAGAACTAATAATGAGCAGAACTGCTGTCTGTTTCTTTGGTTTGTTATACACAATGCTACATCCTCTCCTGTCAGACTTATGAAGGTAGCCACTGTGATAGATGGAAATATGACCTAATATAATCCACATACTCAGCCTGGCTGCAGTTGTTGTGTGCTGTATGTAACATGTTGTATCTACATAATCTGTCTGTGTTGGTGAAATCTGTGTGTCTGAATCTCAGGAGGGCGCCGTGCACAGCTCCACATGCGAATATGCTGTTGTGTTTATCAGCACAGCTGACGAGTCTCACAGCTGAATCTCCTCTGAGGAGCCCTGAATGTCACCAGGGCCGGAGGAGCTGTGTGCACCTTCATGTTGTTTCTTCTTAGAGTCCCTACCTGCCTGTTTGCCTCTGACACCCAGTCATGTCTTTAAGCCTTTAACTTCTTTCTTAGCTGCTTTGGGAGCCAATCTGCTTAAGAATATCTGTCAAGTCATGCACGTGCACGCAGTTAATCACATTCTTGTTCTTTAAAAGTCCATAAAAACGAATCATTTtccaaatctctctctctctgtagcttTACCTGACCCGTGAGATCTGTTCagccatgtgtgtttgttgtggagATATGTAGGTAGCACTATCAGTTTCAATCAGCAGCTCTGCGTAGGGCAGGCCAGGCTGGAGCTGCTTACCAGAGCTGGTCACATGCCATATGTCTGGCCGCTCGCATGGAGAGTGCTGCCCTCACCTCCCTCCACCCGAGTCATTCTAACCGGTTTCACCGGCTTACCGTGGCTTTAGCATCTGTGCTGTAAATTTAGGGCATAGCTGTCTGCTTGTCTGCCCAACGCTTTAGACCAGTAAACCCAGGCTGTGATGTTTCAGTTGTGTTTGGTCGCTGTCTCTGCATGTCCACAATGAGGCTGAGGTCCAGGAgtagagagagaagggagagacAAAGTGACGAGGAGGTAGGAATGGTTGAAGGTTTTGACTGTGACACGGAGGGCACATCTGTGCCTGTATCCTGACTTGTGATGCTGATGTTTAAAGGTCTTTCTTTGAACTTTTTAAATGCTAGCAATGTAAATATTTCTGGCAACAATGTCACAGAAGCTGGATGACTGACACTTGCTAACATCTGTTTTACAGGTGAAATTTGAGGAGAGTGAAATGATTCCAAAGTCCGGAAAATCTCCAGCAGACTCGCGGAAAGGTGTCGGCATTCATGAGTTTGCAGCACTCGCCAGATCCTCCCTGAATGGTGACGACATTTGCATTATTTCTTGTGTTTCTGTTATACCTTTTTTGATGTTTTACAGCCTGACCTCTACCCATCTGTGTCCAGGTATCTCTCAGGCAGTGAGGGACCATGTGACAAAGCCCACCTCGCTGGCTCAGGGCCGCGTCGCCCACCTCATAGAATGGAAAGGTTGGCCTAAACCTGCAGGTCCTCCACCAGCCGCCCACTCCCAGTTTAGTTCTTATTGCCACTTGACTGAAGGGGAGAAGGAGGCCCGCTTTGCTGCAGGTATTCACTTATCTGATGTATATTAACTCTCAACCAAattgtatttgtgtgcatgtgcacccTCTTGCTTAGCTGGTTTTAACTCCTGCATCATCTCCTGGCCGGCTCCCACCTTCTGTCATGAACCTAATCCCCATAAAACTCCAGCATGTCAGCGGTTTGCTCcgcccactgtgtgtgtgtgtgtgtgtgtgtctcttgggTGACGGCTCTTCTTGGCAGCAGATGGTGGCCTATTAGACACTCTCCCAAAACACTTCACTGCCCACCAATGGTACAGCAGctcttgttgttttgctgtgactCATCCTCTCTGGCGCCAGTGACATCGGCGTTTgatcaagagagagagagagagagagagagagaatgagggaTAAGAAAGTAGAGTACGCAGTGGGCGTCTGTACGAAGCATGTGACCCAAAACAGTTTGGGCTAAATTTATTTTAAGATGAAACAGAGGGGGAAAATTAGCAAAGTGGCAAAATCCTCTGGCAATGTAGAACAAACTAACATAAATAGAGGCTtaagatgtttatttttaataactGTTTTGAAATATCGCTATAAATATGGTAATTATGGTAAAATTATATATATGGATTTGTTGCAGAAAAAACAGCTAGATCATTCTTAAAGAACGTCTTTTGGTGGTttcagtgacatctagtggccaGGCTGCGTATTACAACCAACTGAATATCCTCCCTTTCTAAGTGGCTGTATGGAAGAGGGCCTGCTCCCTTACTGTGTCTCAGATTGATACTCATTACATTGTGAGTGTATAGTGTACTCATGTGGTCAAAGAGTTGAGTGATATGATAAAGATATTATAATGTAAGCTAATGAAAAAACAatgattgcacacacacataacagtgACTACCACACTGTGTTTCTGCCGCTGGATATTTGTAATTAACCGCTTTGATTTGATGGTTCCTGCGTTCCTGTCACAGGAGTGGCTGAGCAGTTTGCCATCGCTGAGGCTAAGCTTCGTGCCTGGGCATCtatggatgatgatgaagaggaggaagactcCAATGATGAAGACTCAAGCGCCAACAGACAGAATCACATCACACCTAGCTCGAGCTCAGGTATCAAACATCACCACCTTCTTCATTTCATCTCATCTCTCTTCATCACTGATAAATTGCATCTTCACATTCCCCTCCAATAATCCATCCCTCCACCAGGTGTTCTGACTCTTTACTCCTCCCTCAGACGCCGCCGCGCCCAACCCTACCACTGGAAAGCCATGCCAGCATGAGGTGCTGCCCTCCGACAGTTCACtgggctccagcagcagcagcaccctgGTCTGTGGCAGGCTTCTAACTCAAAATGACCCACATTCATCGCAGACAACCTCACCTACTTTACCCAGTGACAGCATGAGCCCATtcctggaggaagaggaggaggaggaggaggagaggctggaTGGTCTTCAGGAGCAACCAGCTCCTTTGCAGGAGCAACACAGCGATGTTTGCATCCACAACAAGCCTGAGTGGAGGCCTcgggggaggagcagcaggtttGACTCCTGCTACTCCACCTCTCACTCTGAGTCTccaggagaggaggatgaggaggatgaagaggaggaaggcagcGTCTTTCAGGAGGTGCGCGTGTGGCACTGCAGCCCCAGGAGCTTCTTCTCTGACCGGGCGTCTTCTGGAGTGGCATCATTCGATGAAGAAGACGAGAGAGAGGAAcctgaggagaagaaggaggagaaggagtatttgatgtgatgtgtcatccatctttatgtcTCTGTGATTCTGGATATGACGATATCTGTTCTGCTCACACTGTAaacctctctcctcctcatctctcctccACTCGCTGCCTTCTGTCTCCCATCCTTCAGGCCTTTcacactctgaccatcagtTCTTGCTGCTGTGAACAGTGTACATGTTGGAGAATCAGAATGTAAAGCtgttgttttgtacatttttttgtgaGGAGTCATGTGTTGCATTCTTTTTCTATGGATATTTTGTAGTGTTGGTTTTTGTTTCTGGGTCATGCTGTGTCATGTGGGTCGGGCGATGTTTGATATTGAATGACTGAATGTCCTGcacatataaatataatttttttgaaagaaacttttgttgttttttttctccacagagGACAAAGAGTCAGGATGCAGCACAGTAAATACTATGTTTTAAACTCTGTATTATAACATAAGTCCATATTACTCACTCAGTTAGAGGCCAGATGCCTCACCAGGTCTTTTTTCTCCTGTCCAAAGTTATTTGAAACATGTTGCAGCCATCAGTTTCATGATTATCTGGAAATACTGCAGATCTGCCATGACTGTGACTTTGACTCTCATCTAGGCTTTAGAATAGGTTCTTGTATGGTAAACAAATATTATTATCTattatttatgtcttttttcttctttttagtaGTGGACTGCTGCACAGGGTGACATTGAGATATATGCACttcttaaacaacacaatgtaattccaagtcaatcacacttttgtaaaatcagcctgtccagttaggaagcaacactgattgtgaatcaattccagctgctgttgtacaaatggaacagacaacaggtggaaatgagagccaattatcaagacaacacCTATAAAGGGGACCCAAGGGGCCGCCAGTCTAACCCCTCATCTCTCTGTTCTCCAGTCCTCTTCACCACCAACAGGTCTAGACTCCCCTGGGCGGGATCTATTTTTCGTCGGCCTCCCCTCCCCTGCTCCCGCATTGCTGATGACAGCACGTCGGGATCTAAATGCCAAAGCACACTTCAGTTCTGTCATATATTGTAATAAATTTGCTCACATTCAGTCATGTTGAATCTCTCCTGATAGAACTGAGATTACCCtgggaggagaggatggagaagGTGGTGCATGAGTGCAAGCGCAGAAAATATCCCTCATCCTTGAGAGGATGGGGAGCTTGGAACCTCCTGGTGGAAGTGAGGCTTCCTAGGGGCAATCACTGGAGAGTGCCATCGGAGAGGGCTGACCTGCAAGAAGTCGACCAGAGACATCACCAGGTGGGTGGAGACCTGAACCACAAGACTTTGTCCTCGGGCAAGTGAGGAGAGCGATTTTACATGAGCCACCTACATACACAGCAAGAAGAGACTTCTGCAGGTGAGGCAGCTGCAATGCACCATGGTGTTACAGATACATTCAGGTTTACCTTAATTTGACTGTCAGTGTAGGTGTGTTTTTTGGTATACAGCCTGATATCTAAGGGTGTGGCCCTCAGCATGCATcttagctgctagctgttagcttcaTCTTTGCTATTATGAATGTGTGGCTGTCTGTCTATTGATTATAGCACAAagacagtaaaacaaaacaaaccttttAGGGGGAAGAAAGAAATATTAGTCCAAAATTTAGCTGCCTTGTCGTGGTCGACATCCGCCCACACAGGTTCACCACCCTAATCAGACCCCAGAGTGACCCTGACTCTCATACAGTGTCCCAAATTCTCTGTGTAATagtaaacacaaaagaaacacaatttCTCCTGTtataaaggtgttttttttgtttaaatttaatCATTCACTCATGTACAAAAACAACTTCATGTCCTCTGAAAAATAACAATGGCTGTTGATTTCAAATGCATAATTCTCCTATGTACAGTAGCAGTATACGTAGCTCTCCATCCGTGTATTTTCATATGTACAAAGCATATACAGGCCAGTGCCATATAAAGGGAGATACTACAGACTTATTGCTTAACTAGATACGCTGCAAATTAGCTTGTACACTCTTCTACATTGAACTCTTATCTTATATGGCGAGCACTACTTCACATTCTATATGCAGAACAGAAGGACATTATAAAGTCGCTGCACAgatgttcacacagacagaaagatgagCTGCGGGTGATCTCACGTAAGATTGAAATATGGCTCAAAATCATTGCATGAAGCTAAAATACTTACATTTGAATCGAGGActcgctcacacacatgcacacatgcacacacacacactttgctctTCAACAGCTTTTAGAGTCACGGGGCTTCGTACAGTAGTTACATCTCTacatcagaggtcagactggaTTAAATGTACCATGTCAGGGTGCAAATATCTACAGGCCGCATAATAGtacagtacatgtgtgtgtatgtgtgctctGTACAACAGCCAGTATGTTCCTCTAAACACACACGGCAGAGGCAGTTCTTTGCCCTTTTCAAATCAGCCCCTGTAAAGCCCAAGAAGGCTACATGTGCAGTAAATTATTCATTCAAATTATTCATG
This sequence is a window from Parambassis ranga chromosome 17, fParRan2.1, whole genome shotgun sequence. Protein-coding genes within it:
- the fam131aa gene encoding protein FAM131A, which gives rise to MIPKSGKSPADSRKGVGIHEFAALARSSLNGISQAVRDHVTKPTSLAQGRVAHLIEWKGWPKPAGPPPAAHSQFSSYCHLTEGEKEARFAAGVAEQFAIAEAKLRAWASMDDDEEEEDSNDEDSSANRQNHITPSSSSDAAAPNPTTGKPCQHEVLPSDSSLGSSSSSTLVCGRLLTQNDPHSSQTTSPTLPSDSMSPFLEEEEEEEEERLDGLQEQPAPLQEQHSDVCIHNKPEWRPRGRSSRFDSCYSTSHSESPGEEDEEDEEEEGSVFQEVRVWHCSPRSFFSDRASSGVASFDEEDEREEPEEKKEEKEYLM